From the genome of Rathayibacter sp. VKM Ac-2804:
GCGAGGCCGGATCTGCGGACGGCCCTGCCGATGGCGGCGGTGGCGCTGGCCGGCAGCTACGGGGGAGCGAATCTGGCGGGGCTGCTGCCCGCCTCCGTCTTCAAGCCGATCATCGTCGTCGCGCTGATCGTGGTGGCCGTGGTGACGATCGCGCGGCCCGCGATGGGCAGCGTCACGGCGCTCAAGCACGCGGGGCGCCGGCACCTGGTGACGGCCGGGGTGCTCGGGCTCGTCATCGGCTTCTACGACGGGCTGATCGGGCCGGGGACCGGGACGTTCCTGATCATCGCTCTGATCACGGCGCTGGGCTACGACTTCCTGCTCGCGAGCGCGAAGGCGAAGATCGTCAACGTCGCGACGAACCTCGGTGCACTGCTGTACTTCGTGCCGGGCGGCCACGTGATCTGGCTGCTGGGGCTCTTCATGGGTCTCGCGAACGTGGCGGGCGCCTACCTCGGCTCGCGGATGGCGGTCGCGAAGGGGAGCCGGTTCATCAGGATCGCGTTCCTCGTGGTCGTCGGGGCGCTGATCGTGAAGCTCGGCTTCGACGTCTGGACGGAGAACCTGGCGCCGCTGCTGGGCTGACGCCAGGTCCCCGGATCAGCCGAAGGGGATCGCCCCGACCAGGACGCCGACCGCGAGCATCACCAGCGACACGATCACCGCGCGCCAGAGCACCTTGCGGTGGTGGTCGCCCAGGTTGACCGCGGCGAGCGAGACCAGCAGCAGGATCGCCGGGACCAGCGGGCTCTGCAGGTGCACGGGCTGGCCGGTGATCGAGGCGCGGGCCATCTCGACCGGGTCGATGCCGTACTGCGCGGCGCTCTCGGAGAGCACCGGGAGGATGCCGTAGTAGAACGCGTCGTTCGACATGAAGAAGGTCATCGGGATGCTCAGCACGCCGGTGATCACGGCGAGGAACGGTCCGAGCGCGGGCGGGATGACGTCGACGACCCACTCGGCCATCGCGTCGACCATGCCGGTGCCGTTCAGGACGCCGATCAGCACGCCGGCGGCGAGGACCATCGAGACGACGCCGACGATGCTCGGCGCGTGCTTGACGATCTCGGACGCCTGGTCCTTCATCTTCGGGAAGTTGATCAGCAGCGCGACCGCGGAGCCGACCATGAAGACGTAGGGGAGCGGCAGGATGTCCGCGACGAGCAGCGTCATCACGGCCAGGGTCAGCACGAGGTTGACCCAGATCAGCTTCGGGCGGAGCGTCTCGCGCTCGGGGTCGAGCATCGTGTCGGCCATCGCGGTGTCGGCGTCGTCGGCCTGGACGCGGGCGGCGACGGCGACCTGGGCGCCGCGCAGCGACTCCGGGCCGCGGAGGAAGGAGAAGCGCTCGCGGGCGACGGTGCGGATGCCGCCGGTGAGGGCGGCGAGGCCGCCGGTGCGGGCTCCGGAGCGGGACGACGAGCCGCGGCCGGCGCCGACGAGCTCCTGCTCGAGCATCGGCTCGGCCAGGGCGAGCGAGCCGAGGCGGCGGCGCTCGCCGAGTCCGAGGAACCAGGCGAAGACCAGCGTGACGGCGAGGCCGACGGCGAGCGAGGGCAGCATCGGCACGAAGATCTCGCTCGGCGAGACCTGCAGCGCCGCGGCGGCGCGCACCGTGGGGCCGCCCCAGGGCACGATGTTGAGCGTGCCGTTGGCGAGGCCGGCGACGCAGGTGAGGACGACGGGGTTCATCCCGAGGCGGAGGTAGATCGGCAGCATCGCGGCGGTGGTCACGATGAAGGTGGTCGAGCCGTCACCGTCGAGCGAGACCGCGCCGGCGAGCAGCGCGGTGCCGAGGACGACCTTGGCCGGGTCGTCGCCGAGCGCGCGGACGATGAAGCGGATCAGCGGGTCGAAGAGGCCGACGTCGATCATGATGCCGAAGTACATGATCGCGAACATCAGCAGGGCGGCCGTGGGGGCGAGGCTGCCGATCGCCTCGAGCACCATGTCGCCGATGCCGAGACCGGCGCCGGCGAAGAGCCCGAAGATCGTCGGGACGACGATCAGGGCGACCATGGGCGTGAGCCGCTTGGTCATGATCAGGGCCATGAAGGCCAGGATCATCGTGAATCCGAGTACTACCAACACTGCTGACTCCTTCGTCGTGGTGCGTCCGGGATCCCGCGGCGGGCTCTCCAGGTCGTGGACACACTAGGCAGCCCGGGCCGCCCGGCCCGGGTATCGCTCATTAGCGCGCGATCTGCGCATAGTGTGGGTTCTGCGCATTCTGCGCATCAGGATCATCACGACCGGCTCGGTCACCACGACGGCGAGGAGGCCCCGATGCGCTTCGCGACCCACGTGCTCGTGCTGCAGCTCGCCACCGTCGCGGCGGCCGTCCTGGTCTGCGCGGGGCTGGTGACCGCTTTGAGCGTGCAGCAGCTGCAGGGCGAGGCGGAGGAGACGGCGCTCGCCATCGCCCGCACCGTCGCCGAGGACTCCGACGTGCGCGACGCCGTCGCCGCCTCCTCCGCCGACCCGGCCGTGCCCTCCCGCGCGGAGCTCGAGGGCGGGACGCTCGAGACCGCCGCCGAGGCCATCGAGGAGCGCACCGGCGCGCTCTTCGTCGTGATCACCGACGACCGCGGCATCCGGCTCGCCCACCCCGACCCCGAGCGACTCGGCGAGGTGGTCTCGACGAGTGCGGAGGAGGCGCTCGCCGGCCGGGAGTCGGTGTCCTGGGGCACCGGCACGCTCGGCGAGTCCGCGCGGGCGAAAGTGCCGGTCTACGGACCGGACGGCGCGCGCGTGGTCGGCGAGGTGAGCATCGGCTTCGCCCGCTCCAGCGTCTTCGACGACCTGCCGACCGCGCTGCTGGGCGTGCTCGCGGCGGCGCTCGCCGGGCTCGTGCTCGCGGCCGTCGCCTCGGTCTTCATCCGGCGCCGGCTGCTGCGGCTGACGCTCGGCCTCGCGCCGGAGGAGCTCACCGCGCTGGTGCAGGACCAGGCCGCGGTGCTCGACGGGGTCGACGAGGGGGTGCTCGCCCTCGACCGCGACGGGCGGGTCGGCGTCTGCAACGCGCGCGCCGCCGCGATCCTCGGCTCGGAGGATCCGACCGGTCGCGCCCTGCACGGCCGCGCGCTCGCCGACCTCGGGCTGCCGCAGCCGCTCGCCGACGCGATCGCCGCGGCCCTCGCCTCGACGGAGCCCTCCCGCGGGAACGGCGAGGAGGGCTTCGTCGTGCGCTCCCGCATCGTCTACGTGGACATCCGGCGGGTGACCCGGGGCGACCGCGATCTCGGCGTCGTGGTGGTGCTGCGCGATCGGACGGCGCTCGCCGCGCTCAGCCGGCGCCTCGACGCCGTCGGCGCGATGACCAACGCGCTGCGGGTGCAGCGGCACGAGTTCGCCAACCGTCTGCACGTGGTGGCCGGTCTGCTCGATGCGGGCCGGACGGGGTCGGCGCGCGAGTACCTCGACGAGGTGCTGACCCGCGGGCCGCTGAAGTACCCGGTGCAGCACGCCGACCGGCTGCAGGAGCCCTACCTCCAGGCGCTGGTCGGCGCGAAGGGGATCGAGGCGGCCGAGCGCGGCGTCCTGCTGACCCTCGGCGAGGAGACGCTGGTGCGCGGGACGGTGATCGAGCCGGAGGACGTCGCGACGGTGGTCGGCAACCTCGTCGACAACGCGGTGCGCGCGGCCGTCGAGGGGAGCCGCGACGTGCGCTTCGTCGAGGTCGAGCTGCTCGACGACGGCGACGCGCTCTTCGTGACGGTGGCGGACTCCGGCGACGGCGTCGCGGATCCGGAGTCGCTCTTCGCCCGCGGGCCGGGCGCGGTGGACGAGGACGACGACCGCGTGCACGGCCGCGGCTTCGGACTGCCGCTCTGCCGCGAGGTCGCGGCGCGGCGCGGCGGCGAGGTGTGGCTGGCGGACGCCGGTGGCGAGTCCTCCGGGGCGGTGCTCTGCGCGCGGCTGCCGGGCGCGGTGCTGCCGCCGGAGGACGAGCTGCGCGACGAGTCGCGGCTCGAGGAGGAGGACCGATGACCCCGGATCAGCAGGAGCGCACCGTGCTCGTCGTCGACGACGACTTCCGGGTGGCGCAGCTGCACGCCGACCTCGTCGACACCCGGCAGGGCCTGCGGGCGCTGCCGCCGGTGCACACCGCCCGGGCCGCTCGCGCCGCGGTGCTCGAGCACGCGCCGGACCTGCTGCTGCTCGACGTGCACCTGCCGGACCAGAGCGGGATCGCGCTGCTGCGGGAGCTGGAGACGGACGCGTTCGTGGTGAGCGCCGCCTCGGACGGGGCGACGGTGCGCAAGGCCCTGCACGCGGGGGCGCTGGGCTACCTGATCAAGCCGTTCGACGCGCGGCTGCTCGGCGAGCGCCTCGACGCCTACGTGCGCTTCCGCAACGTGCTGCGCGAGGACCGGGTCGCGGATCAGGAGGCGGTGGAGCGGGCGCTGCGCATCCTGCACTCGGGCGACGCCGCGGCGGCGCAGCCGTCCCGCTCGGCGACGGAGCAGCTGGTGCTGGCGCGGCTGTCCGAGTCGGGCGCCGAGCTCTCGGCCCTCGAGGTCGCGGAGCGGGCAGGCATCTCGCGCGCGACGGCCCAGCGCTACCTCTCGGGCCTCGCGGGCCGCGGCCTGGTCGAGATGACCCTGAGCTACGGCACGACGGGTCGCCCGGAGCACCGCTACCGAGCGAAGTAGCCCCAAAACGAAGGCTGGGACGCACGATCCGGGTGATTCCTTCTCGGATCGGCGTCCCGGCCTTCGTTGTGCGGGTCAGTGTCCCGTTTTGACGTCCGCACCGGTCTCGGCGGCGAGGCGCTTGCGCTCCGCGGCCTCGGCGGCCATGCGGCGACCCTTCGGGCTGACCAGCGAGGCGATGACCGTGACGGCCAGGACTCCGATGATCACAGTGAGCGAGAGGCCGGTGCCGATCTCGAAGACCTCGACGTGCTCGCCGCCGTTGATGAACGGCAGGTTGTTCTCGTGCAGCGCGTGCAGGATCAGCTTCACGCCGATGAAGGCGAGGATCGCGGCGAGGCCGTAGCTGAGGTAGACGAGGCGGTCGAGCAGTCCGTCGATCAGGAAGTACAGCTGGCGCAGACCGAGCAGCGAGAACGCCGTGGCGGTGAAGACCAGGAAGACGTCGCTGGTGAGGCCGAAGATCGCGGGGACGCTGTCGAGCGCGAACAGGATGTCCGTGCCGCCGATCGCCGCCATCACCAGGATCATCGGCGTGAGGACCTTCTTGCCGTCGATGTGCGTGTAGAACTTGTCGCCGTCGTACTGGTCGCTCGTCTTGAAGATGCGCTTGGCGAGGCGGACCATCACGTTGTCGCCGGCGTGCTCGTCGCCGGGCTTCACCAGGTTGAACGCGGTCAGCAGCAGGATCAGGCCGAAGAGGTAGAAGATCCAGGCGAAGGAGTTGATCAGCGCGGCGCCGAGGAAGATGAAGCCGGTGCGGGCGATCAGCGCGAAGACGATGCCGAAGAGCAGCACCTTCTGCTGGTCGGCGCGGGGCACCTTGAAGCTCGCCATGATGATGAGGAAGACGAAGAGGTTGTCGACCGACAGCGCCTTCTCGGTGATGTAGCCCGCGAAGTACTCGGAGCCGGGGGTCGGTCCGCCGAAGACCAGGACGGCGACGCCGAAGAGCACGGCGATGCCGACGTAGAGGGCCGACCAGAGCGCCGACTCCTTGAGGGTCGGCTCGTGCGCCTTGCGCACGTGGAAGAAGAAGTCGAAGAGCAGGAGCAGGACGATGAAGACGATCGTCAGGGTCCAGATCAGGGGCGACACGGTCATGTGGGGGCTGGCCTCGCTCGAGATGGGGGATGGGGACGGACGTGGGGGCTCCGCACGGCGCTAGAACGCTAGCGATCAGGCGGGCGGGCAGGACCGTTGTCCGACGGATCGTGAGTATCTTCTCAGTTCTTCCGCTCGTCTTCGCGCTCAGCGGCCGGAGGGCCACACTGGTCCCATGCCCGGCACCGCGGTCGACAGGACCTTCCAGGACGCCTACGGCGTGACGATCCACTGGCGCTGGTGGTCGCACCCGCGCCCGAAGGCGATCGTGCAGATCGCGCACGGCGTGGGCGAGCACTCCGGCCGCTACGTCGAGCTCGCCGAGGCGCTCGTCGCCGCGGGCTACGCGGTCGCCGCCGACGATCACCGCGGGCACGGGCGCACCGGCCTCGAGCAGCACGGCGGCGACGTCGCCGAGCTCGGGCGGCTCGGCCCGGGCGGTCTGCGCGCGGCGGAGGAGGCGATCAACCGGCTGACCCGCGAGCTGGGGGCCGAGAACTGCGGCGTCCCGATCGTCCTGCTCGGCCACTCCTGGGGCTCGCTGATGGCGCAGCGGATCGTCGACCACCGCTCCGCCGACTACGCCGCCCTGATCCTCAGCGGCACGGCGTACCGCCTCCCCGGGTACATGAACGCCGGCGATCTGGCCCGCCGGCACCGGGTGCCCGGCGGGCTCGGGCTCGAGTGGCTCTCGCGCGACCCGGCGGTCTGGCAGCTCTTCCACGACGACCCGCTCACCTTCACCACCCCGCTCGCGAAGCGGATCGGGCTGCGCGAGACGCTGCGGCTCGTGGGCCGGCCGGCCCGGCGGCCCGAGCACCCGCTGCCGCTGCTGCTCGTCGTCGGTGCGGACGACAGCCTCGGCGGCGAGCGCTCGGTGCGGGCGCTGGCCCAGGCGTACCGCCGCCGGGCCGGCTACACGGACGTCAGCGTGCGGGTGTACCCGGAGGCGCGGCACGAGCTGTTCCAGGAGCTCAACCGCGTCGAGGTCACGGCCGACCTGGTCGGCTGGCTCGACGAGCGGTTCCCCGCACCAGGGGAGGACGTCGCTCCTCCGGCCTAGGCTGGCGTCATGCATGGCGAGTACAAGGTCCCCGGTGGAAAGCTCGTGGTCGTCGACCTCGACGTGGTCGACGGGAGGTTCGCCGGCTTCCGGCTCGCGGGCGACTTCTTCCTCGAGCCCGACACGGCCCTCGACGACATCGACCGCGCGGTGGTGGGGCTGCCGGCCGAGAGCGACGCGAGGACGATCGCCGCGGTGATCCGCCAGGCGCTCCCCGCCGATGCGGTGCTGCTCGGCTTCACCCCCGAGGCCGTCGCGGTCGCGATCCGGCGCTCGCTGCAGAAGGCGACCAGCTGGCGCGACTACGACTGGCGCATCGTGCACGCGAAGGCGGTCTCGCCGTCGATGCACCTCGCGCTCGACGAGGTGCTCACCGCGGCCGTCGGCGAGGGGCGCCGCGAGCCGACGCTGCGGATCTGGGAGTGGGACCAGCCCGCCGTGGTCATCGGCAGCTTCCAGTCGCTGCGCAACGAGGTCGACCTCGAGAACGCGGAGAAGTACGGCGTCGAGGTCGTCCGCCGCATCTCGGGCGGCGGCGCGATGTTCATGGAGGCGGGCAGCGTCGTCACCTACTCGCTCTACGTCCCCGGCGATCTCGTGCAGGGCCTCACCTTCGCCGACTCCTACGCCTTCCTCGACGAGTGGGCCGTCAGCGCGCTGCAGTCGCTCGGCATCGACGCGGTCTACCAGCCGCTCAACGACATCACCTCGCCCTCCGGCAAGATCGGCGGAGCGGCGCAGAAGCGGCTCGGCTCCGGCGCCGTCCTGCACCACGTGACCATGAGCTACGACATCGACGCCGAGAAGATGGTGCAGGTGCTGCGGATCGGGCGCGAGAAGCTCTCCGACAAGGGCATCGCCTCCGCGGTGAAGCGCGTCGACCCGCTGCGCAGCCAGACCGGGCTCAGCCGTGCCGAGATCATCGAGCGGATGAAGGCGACCTTCGTCCAGCTGCACGGCGGGACCGCGGGCGATCTGACGGCCGAGGAGTACGCGGAGGCCGAGGAGCTCGTGGCGTCGAAGTACTCGACGCCGGAGTGGCTGCGCCGGGTGCCGTGAGGCGGGGCGCCCTCCGGGGCGCCGGCTCCGCTCGGCTCAGCTCGCGAGCAGCTCCTGGTAGTCCGGGTGGTCGGCGATGAAGTCGGCGACGAACGGGCAGAGCGGGACGACGTGCGCGCCGCGGTCGTGCGCGTCGTCCAGGGCGGCCTCGACCAGGCGGTCGCCGAGGCCCTCGTGCCGGTGCTCGGGAGCGATCTCGGTGTGCAGGAAGACCACGTCCGCGCCGCGGACCGCGTAGTCGGCGAGGCCGACGTTCTCGCCGTCGACCCACAGCGTGTACTGGGACCGGTCCTCGTCGTGGCGCACCTCGGAGATCATCGCGTCACTCTACGCCGGGGCCCGCGGCGGCCCGGGCAGCCGCCCGTCGAGGCGTGTCGGAGGGGTCGGTGCCGTGTCCGAGCGGCCCGCGCCCCCGTGACACCATTGCGGAGTGCCCAGGACGATCCAGATCGCGGACGGCGTCCCGGAGACCCGGAGCGCGGTGATCCATGCCGAGAACCTCGAGGTCCTGCCGCTGCTCGCGGACGGGTCCTTCACCGTCGTGTACCTCGATCCGCCGTTCAACACCGGCCGCGCGCAGGTGCGGACGTCGACCACCTCCGTCCGCTCGGCGACCGGCACCATCTCCGGCTTCAAGGGCCGCAGCTACGAGCGGATCCGCGGCGACCTCCTCCGCTACGACGACCGCTTCGACGACTACTGGTCCTTCCTCGAGCCGCGCCTCGCCGAGGCCTGGCGCCTGCTCGCCGACGACGGCACCCTCTATCTGCACCTCGACTACCGCGAGGCGCACTACGCGAAGGTGCTGCTGGACGCTCTGTTCGGCCGCGAGTGCTTCCTCAACGAGATCATCTGGGCCTACGACTACGGCGCCAAGGCCACCAAGCGCTGGCCGACCAAGCACGACACGATCCTCGTCTACGTGAAGGACCCGCGCGGCTACCACTTCGACTCCGCCGCCGTGGACCGCGAGCCTTACATGGCACCCGGCCTCGTCACCCCTGAGAAGGCCGAGCGCGGCAAGCGCCCCACCGACGTCTGGTGGCACACCATCGTCTCGCCCACCGGCCGCGAGAAGACCGGCTACCCCACCCAGAAGCCCGAGGGCGTGCTCCGCCGCATCGTCCAGGCCTCCAGCCGCGAGGGCGACGCCGTGCTCGACTTCTTCGCCGGCTCCGGCACCACCGGCGCCGTCGCGCACGCCCTCGGCCGCCGCTTCGTCCTCGTCGACGAGCACGCCGACGCCATCGCGGTGATGCGCCGCCGCTTCGCCGCCCACGACCCGGAGCCCCTCTTCCTCTGACGCCCCGCCGCCCCCTCTCCAGAAGTTGTCGTACTCGCGTACCCCCTACGACAACTTCTGCGGACCTGATGGCCACCTCGTCGGCGTGCGGATCCGCTCTCCAGAAGTTGTCGTAGAGGAGCGCCGAGTACGACAACTTTTGAGGAGAGGTCGGGGCGGTAGTCCTCCACAGGGGCGGTCGGAGGGAGTTGTCCGTCGGTTGGAGGGAAGGGAGCCACGTCGTCGGCTCGAGTGCAGCACGATCGGCGCATGACGGACATCGATCTAGGAGCGTTCACCCGCCGTGCGGCCCTGCGCGAAGGCGCGACGGACGGCGAACTGCGGTCGCCGCGACTGGCGAGCCCGTTCCACGGAGTGAGGACACGCGTCATGCCGGTGACGCACGTCGAGCGTGCTCTGGCCTACCGGCCGCGGCTGCGTCCGGGGCAGTTCTTCTCGCATCTGACGGCGGCCCAGCTCTGGTCGGTGCCGCTTCCCTTCCGACGGCCGGAGGACGATCCGATCCACGTCGCTACGTTCTCTCCGCGGCGACCGCCGCGGACTCGGGGCGTCGTCGGGCACGTCCTTCTGCCGCAGAACGTCGCCGTGTCCACGAGGTTCGGACTGCCGGTGGCCGATGCGGCGTCGACATGGGTCTCGCTCGGGATGCTCCTTCCCGACCGCGACCTCCTGGCGGCCGCCGATCACCTCCTCCTCGTGCCTCGCTACCCGGACGAGGTCGATCCGCGTCCGTACGCGGGACTCTCCGACCTGCAGGACCGAGTGAACGGATACCACGGGCCCGGACGAAGACGGCTCGAGAGCGTGCTGCGGCTCGTCTCGACCGCGGCCGCCTCCTGCAGGGAGACGGCCCTGCGATCGCTGGTTCGCGAGGCAGGACTCCCCGCCCCGGAGGTCAACGCCGAGATCACGGCCGGCGGCCGGCTCATCGCGATCGGCGACCTCGTCTTCCGCCGGTGGAAGGTGCTCGCGGAGTACGACGGCCGCCAGCACCAGACGAGCGATGCGCAGTACGCGCGCGATCGGGAGCGCTCCCTGGCGCTCCAGCTGGCGGGTTGGATCCAGGTCGTGGTCCGCGCGGACGGGCTCGGCCGAGAGCGAGCCCGCACGATCTTCGAGATCCGGGCCGCTCTGATGGCGCACGGCTGGCGGCCATGACCCGCCCTGCCTTCACCGAGAGCTCACTCCCTCCGCCGGGTCCTCGAAAGTTGTCGTACTCGGCCATCGAATACGACAACTTCTGGAGAGTGGCGAAGAGGAGGGGAGGAGAGCGCCCGCGGTCAGGAGCTGGCGCGGACGATCAGCTCGGTGGGCATCAGGGTGCGGTGCTCGACGTCGGCGCCCTCGATGCGGGCGGTCAGGAGCTCGGCCATCCGGGCGCCGAGCTCGACGGGGACCTGGCGGACGGTGCTGAGGGCGGGCACGGCGGAGCGGGCGAAGATGTCGTCGTCGAAGCCGACGACGGCGACGTCCTCGGGGACGCGGCGGCCCGCCTCCCGCAGCGCCGCGTAGGCGCCGACGGCCATCTGGTCGTTGGCGGCGAAGAGGCCGTCGATCGAGGGATCGCGCTCGAGGAGCCGCCGCATCGCCGCGGTGCCGCTCTCGGGCGAGAAATCGCCCCACTCGACGAGGGAGTCGTCGAGACCCGCGTCGGTCAGGGCGCTGCGCCAGCCGATCAGGCGGTCGACGCCGGGCGGCATGTCGGCCGGACCGGCGATGGTCGCGATGCGGCGCCGCCCGCCCGCGATCAGGTGCGCGGTCGCGACGGCGGCCCCGTCGGCGTTGTCGACGTCGACGAAGTAGGAGTCCCGCTCGTCGGGCGAGAGCGGCCGGCCGCCGAAGACGATCGGCAGCGAGTTCGACAGCGCGGCGTAGGAGTGGTCGCCGGAGTGGTGCGAGACGACCAGGGCGCCGTCGACGTTGCCGCCGAGGAGGTAGCGGCGGGTCTTCTCGCCGCTCGTCTCGGAGGCGATCAGCATCGACAGCGTGTAGTCGGTGTCGGCGAGGCGCATGGCGGCGCCCTGCACGATCGCGGCGAAGAACGGGTCGGCGAAGACGCGCGCGGTCGACTCCGGCACGATCAGCGCGATCGACTGCGTGCGCCGGGAGGCGAGCATCCGCGCCGCCCGGTTGGGCACGTAGTCCAGCTCGACGATCGCCTTCTGCACGGCGGCGACGATCTCCGCGGCGACCTGCGGCGCGTTGTTGACCACCCGCGAGACGGTGGCGCGCGAGACGCCGGCCCGGGCGGCCACGGCCTCGAGCGTCGGCGAGCGCCCGCCTCCCCTGATGCCCTCGGACACGGGCTAGTCCAGCGCCTCGGCCGCGGCGCCGCCGATCAGGCGGGAGTAGACGAGTCCGGAGTCCTTGATCAGCCGCTCCTGGCTGGCGTAGTCGACCCGGACGATGCCGAAGCGCTTCTCGTAGCCCCAGGCCCACTCGTAGTTGTCGAGCAGCGACCAGACGAAGTAGCCGCGGACGTCGGCGCCCTGGTCGATCGCGTCCGCGACCTTCTCGACGTGGTCGAGCACGTACTGGGTGCGGTCGACGTCGTGCACGCGGCCGTCCTCGACGACGTCGTCGTACGCGGCGCCGTTCTCGGTGACGTAGAGCGGCGGCAGATTCTCGTACTCCAGGCCCAGCCGCGTGAGCAGGTAGCGCAGGCCGTCGGGGTGCACCTCCCAGTCCATGGCGGTGCGCGGGAGGCCGCGCGAGGGGAAGGTGATCGACTCCGAGCCGACCCACGGCGAGCCGACCTCGCGCTCGGTCGCCTGCGCGAAGTCCTCGGCGTCGGCCGGCAGCGGACGCCCCGAGACGTTGTCGTCGTGGTAGTGGTTCACGCCGAGGAAGTCGAGCGGCTGCGCGATCGTCGCCAGGTCGCCGTCCTGGATCAGCTCGTCCAGACCCAGGCCCGCGACGTCCTCGAGGAGGTCCTCGGGGTACTCGCCGAGCAGCAGCGGGTCGAGGAAGATGCGGTTCTGCAGTGCGTCGAAGCGGCGCGCGGCGTCGAGGTCGACCTCGTCCTCCGGGTCGTCGGGGACGGCGTTGGAGAGGTTGAGCGTGATGCCGAGGTTCTGCGCGCCGAGCTCGCGCAGGGCCGAGACGGCGAGCCCGTGCGCGAGGTGGGTGTGGTGCACCGCGGCCAGAGCGGCCTGCTGCGAGATCACGCCGGGCGCGTGGATCCCGGCGCCGTAGGAGAGCAGGGTCGAGCAGAACGGCTCGTTGAAGGTGGTCCAGTGCGCCACCCGGTCGCCGAGGCGCGCATGCACCGCCTCCGCGTAGTCCCGGAAGCGCTCGGCGGTGTCGCGGTTCGTCCAGCCGCCCGTCTCCTCGAGGGCCTGCGGGAGGTCCCAGTGGTAGAGCGTCAGCCAGGGCAGCACTCCGGCGCCGAGCAGCTCGTCGACGAGGCGGGAGTAGAAGTCGAGTCCCTCAGGGTTGACGGAGCGGTCGCCGGGCTTCACCCGCGACCAGCTGACCGAGAAGCGGTAGGAGGCGAGGCCGAGGCGCTTCATCAGCGCGACGTCGGCGGGCATCCGGTGGTAGTGGTCGACGGCGACCTCAGGCGTGTCGCCGTTCGCGACGGCGCCGGGGACGCGGGAGAAGGCGTCCCAGATGCTGTCCTCCTTGCCGCCCTCGTGGCCGGCGCCCTCGATCTGCGCGGCGGCGGTGGCGGAGCCCCAGAGGAATCCGGCGGGCCAGTCG
Proteins encoded in this window:
- a CDS encoding site-specific DNA-methyltransferase; its protein translation is MPRTIQIADGVPETRSAVIHAENLEVLPLLADGSFTVVYLDPPFNTGRAQVRTSTTSVRSATGTISGFKGRSYERIRGDLLRYDDRFDDYWSFLEPRLAEAWRLLADDGTLYLHLDYREAHYAKVLLDALFGRECFLNEIIWAYDYGAKATKRWPTKHDTILVYVKDPRGYHFDSAAVDREPYMAPGLVTPEKAERGKRPTDVWWHTIVSPTGREKTGYPTQKPEGVLRRIVQASSREGDAVLDFFAGSGTTGAVAHALGRRFVLVDEHADAIAVMRRRFAAHDPEPLFL
- a CDS encoding GH1 family beta-glucosidase; the protein is MARVERLAARDWPAGFLWGSATAAAQIEGAGHEGGKEDSIWDAFSRVPGAVANGDTPEVAVDHYHRMPADVALMKRLGLASYRFSVSWSRVKPGDRSVNPEGLDFYSRLVDELLGAGVLPWLTLYHWDLPQALEETGGWTNRDTAERFRDYAEAVHARLGDRVAHWTTFNEPFCSTLLSYGAGIHAPGVISQQAALAAVHHTHLAHGLAVSALRELGAQNLGITLNLSNAVPDDPEDEVDLDAARRFDALQNRIFLDPLLLGEYPEDLLEDVAGLGLDELIQDGDLATIAQPLDFLGVNHYHDDNVSGRPLPADAEDFAQATEREVGSPWVGSESITFPSRGLPRTAMDWEVHPDGLRYLLTRLGLEYENLPPLYVTENGAAYDDVVEDGRVHDVDRTQYVLDHVEKVADAIDQGADVRGYFVWSLLDNYEWAWGYEKRFGIVRVDYASQERLIKDSGLVYSRLIGGAAAEALD
- a CDS encoding LacI family DNA-binding transcriptional regulator, with translation MSEGIRGGGRSPTLEAVAARAGVSRATVSRVVNNAPQVAAEIVAAVQKAIVELDYVPNRAARMLASRRTQSIALIVPESTARVFADPFFAAIVQGAAMRLADTDYTLSMLIASETSGEKTRRYLLGGNVDGALVVSHHSGDHSYAALSNSLPIVFGGRPLSPDERDSYFVDVDNADGAAVATAHLIAGGRRRIATIAGPADMPPGVDRLIGWRSALTDAGLDDSLVEWGDFSPESGTAAMRRLLERDPSIDGLFAANDQMAVGAYAALREAGRRVPEDVAVVGFDDDIFARSAVPALSTVRQVPVELGARMAELLTARIEGADVEHRTLMPTELIVRASS